A DNA window from Pseudomonas resinovorans NBRC 106553 contains the following coding sequences:
- the fliN gene encoding flagellar motor switch protein FliN produces MSSPVSDNDFDSLINDDGLGLDSALAETLEPIASQAPRPDMSFFGKIPVNVTLEVASVEISLKELMEVDTSSVIILDKLAGEPLDVKVNGALFAKAEVVVMNGNYGLRIVELNSNRFNELPA; encoded by the coding sequence ATGAGCAGCCCGGTTTCCGATAACGATTTCGACTCCCTGATCAACGACGACGGCCTGGGCCTGGACAGCGCCCTGGCCGAGACCCTCGAGCCGATCGCCAGCCAGGCGCCACGCCCGGACATGAGCTTCTTCGGCAAGATCCCGGTGAACGTCACCCTGGAGGTGGCCTCGGTGGAGATCTCCCTCAAGGAGCTGATGGAGGTGGACACCAGCAGCGTGATCATCCTCGACAAGCTGGCCGGCGAGCCCCTGGACGTGAAGGTCAACGGCGCGCTCTTCGCCAAGGCCGAGGTGGTGGTGATGAACGGCAACTACGGCCTGCGCATCGTCGAGCTGAACAGCAACCGCTTCAACGAACTGCCGGCATGA
- the fliP gene encoding flagellar type III secretion system pore protein FliP (The bacterial flagellar biogenesis protein FliP forms a type III secretion system (T3SS)-type pore required for flagellar assembly.), whose protein sequence is MIRRLACLALLLAGCAPLLAQAAGGDITLFNLNQTENGQAFSVKLQILIVMTLLGFLPAMLMLMTCFTRFVIVLAILRQAIGLQQSPPNNVLVGIALIMTLLVMRPVWQEMYSTAYQPFEADAISLEEGLERAKTTLSHFMLAQTNRNSLETMVSLAGEKMPDKLEELDFSLLLPSFVLSELKTAFQLGFMIFVPFLVIDLVVASVLMAMGMMMLSPMMISLPFKLMVFVLVDGWALMMGTLTTSVQPF, encoded by the coding sequence ATGATCCGTCGCCTGGCCTGTCTCGCCCTGCTGCTGGCCGGCTGCGCGCCGCTGCTGGCCCAGGCCGCGGGTGGCGACATCACACTGTTCAACCTGAACCAGACGGAAAACGGCCAGGCATTCAGCGTCAAGTTGCAGATCCTGATCGTCATGACGCTGCTGGGCTTCCTGCCGGCCATGCTCATGCTGATGACCTGCTTCACCCGCTTCGTCATCGTGCTGGCCATCCTGCGCCAGGCCATCGGCCTGCAGCAGAGCCCGCCGAACAACGTGCTGGTGGGCATCGCGCTGATCATGACGCTGCTGGTGATGCGCCCGGTCTGGCAGGAGATGTACAGCACGGCCTACCAGCCCTTCGAGGCCGACGCCATTTCCCTGGAAGAGGGCCTGGAGCGGGCCAAGACCACCCTGTCGCACTTCATGCTGGCGCAGACCAACCGCAACTCCCTGGAAACCATGGTGTCGCTGGCCGGCGAGAAGATGCCGGACAAGCTGGAGGAGCTGGACTTCTCCCTGCTGCTGCCGTCCTTCGTGCTGAGCGAGCTGAAGACCGCCTTCCAGCTCGGCTTCATGATCTTCGTGCCCTTCCTGGTGATCGACCTGGTGGTAGCCAGTGTGCTGATGGCGATGGGCATGATGATGCTTTCGCCGATGATGATTTCCCTGCCCTTCAAGCTGATGGTGTTCGTCCTCGTGGACGGCTGGGCCCTGATGATGGGCACCCTGACCACCAGCGTGCAGCCGTTCTGA
- a CDS encoding flagellar biosynthetic protein FliQ, with the protein MLTPDTAVGIVSNAVHITTLVVCVLIVPSLIGGLLISIFQAATQINEQMLSFLPRLLITLGMLVFAGNWILRTLSDLFIESFKQAGRLVG; encoded by the coding sequence ATGCTTACCCCCGATACCGCCGTCGGCATCGTCTCCAACGCCGTGCACATCACCACCCTGGTGGTCTGCGTGCTCATCGTGCCGAGCCTGATCGGCGGCCTGCTGATCAGCATTTTCCAGGCCGCCACGCAGATCAACGAGCAGATGCTGAGCTTCCTGCCGCGCCTGTTGATCACCCTCGGCATGCTGGTGTTCGCCGGCAACTGGATCCTGCGGACCCTGAGCGACCTGTTCATCGAGTCCTTCAAGCAGGCGGGCCGGCTGGTCGGCTGA
- the fliR gene encoding flagellar biosynthetic protein FliR has protein sequence MAGNDAILQLSQYLHQLQSYWWPFCRIMAVFGIAPLFSHKALPARLRVLLALALTLALAAALPPMPAIEPLSARGLLTALEQVAFGLLLGLALMLVFAIFGMVGDVIATQLGLSMALFNDPVNGVSSSSIIFQLYFILLVFLFFAIDGHLLVVSILFQSFIYWPVGSGLHYSGLQAVLQSLGWVFSAAVLVSLPLVFCMSLLQFCFGLLNRISPAMNLFSLGFPMAIIAGLMCIQLTLPNLPESYLHLTRELLDNLGRILVEGRNG, from the coding sequence ATGGCGGGCAACGACGCGATCCTGCAATTGAGCCAGTACCTGCACCAGTTGCAGAGCTACTGGTGGCCGTTCTGCCGGATCATGGCGGTGTTCGGCATCGCCCCGCTGTTCAGCCACAAGGCCTTGCCGGCGCGCCTGCGCGTGCTCCTGGCGCTGGCCCTGACCCTGGCCCTGGCCGCCGCCCTGCCGCCGATGCCCGCCATCGAGCCGCTGTCGGCGCGGGGCCTGCTCACCGCCCTGGAGCAGGTCGCCTTCGGCCTGCTGCTGGGGTTGGCGCTGATGCTGGTGTTCGCCATCTTCGGCATGGTCGGCGATGTGATCGCCACCCAGCTGGGCCTGAGCATGGCGTTGTTCAACGACCCGGTGAACGGGGTGTCTTCGTCGTCGATCATCTTCCAGCTCTACTTCATCCTGCTGGTGTTCCTGTTCTTCGCCATCGACGGCCACCTGCTGGTGGTGAGCATCCTGTTCCAGAGCTTCATCTACTGGCCGGTGGGCAGCGGACTGCACTACAGCGGGCTGCAGGCGGTGCTGCAGTCCCTCGGCTGGGTGTTCTCGGCGGCGGTGCTGGTGTCCCTGCCCCTGGTGTTCTGCATGAGCCTGCTGCAGTTCTGCTTCGGCCTGCTGAACCGCATCTCGCCGGCGATGAACCTGTTCTCCCTGGGCTTTCCCATGGCGATCATCGCTGGCCTGATGTGCATCCAGCTGACCCTGCCGAACCTACCGGAAAGCTACCTGCACCTGACTCGCGAGCTGCTGGACAACCTCGGCCGCATCCTCGTGGAGGGGCGCAATGGCTGA
- the flhB gene encoding flagellar biosynthesis protein FlhB, producing MAEQSSAQEKTEEASQQKLKKSREEGQVSRSKDLSTTLSLLATLLVLKFSLGWLQDGLQSVFSQSWVDLSRSEISLEDLRLVMGHGLLLFMQLLLPLLLTPLLVVALSLLSGGWVFAAKNFYPKLSKLDPIAGFGRMFSLQNLAELLKSLVKIAVLGLVAWWQLGDALPQLIALQRGNLHEALRGAFGLAFDATLSLLLVFVVFSLIDIPLQRFFFMKKMRMTKQERKEEHKNQEGSPEVKSRIKQLQRQLVQRQINRVIKNADVVVVNPVHFAVALKYDPKKAQAPYVIARGVDETALYIRKMAQAHDLEVVEAPPLARAIYFTTQVNQQIPMQLYRAVAHVLTYILQLKAWRQGRRDKPELARNLPIPEDLLNRD from the coding sequence ATGGCTGAGCAAAGCAGCGCCCAGGAAAAAACCGAAGAGGCCTCCCAGCAGAAGCTCAAGAAGAGCCGCGAGGAAGGCCAGGTCAGCCGCTCCAAGGACCTCTCCACCACCCTCTCCCTGCTGGCCACCCTGCTGGTGCTGAAGTTCAGCCTCGGCTGGCTGCAGGATGGCCTTCAAAGCGTGTTCAGCCAGAGCTGGGTGGACCTCTCGCGCAGCGAGATCAGCCTGGAGGACCTGCGCCTGGTAATGGGCCACGGCCTGCTGCTGTTCATGCAGCTGCTCCTGCCGTTGCTGCTCACGCCGTTGCTGGTGGTGGCGCTGTCGCTGCTCTCCGGCGGCTGGGTGTTCGCCGCGAAGAACTTCTACCCCAAGCTGTCCAAGCTCGACCCCATCGCCGGCTTCGGGCGGATGTTCTCCCTGCAGAACCTGGCGGAGCTGCTGAAGTCCCTGGTGAAGATCGCGGTGCTGGGCCTGGTGGCCTGGTGGCAACTGGGCGACGCCCTGCCCCAGCTGATCGCCCTGCAGCGCGGCAACCTGCACGAGGCCCTGCGCGGCGCCTTCGGCCTGGCCTTCGACGCGACGCTCTCGCTTTTGCTGGTGTTCGTGGTCTTTTCACTGATCGACATCCCGCTGCAGCGGTTCTTCTTCATGAAGAAAATGCGCATGACCAAGCAGGAGCGCAAGGAAGAGCACAAGAACCAGGAAGGCAGCCCGGAAGTGAAGTCGCGCATCAAGCAGCTGCAACGGCAGCTGGTGCAGCGGCAGATCAACAGGGTGATCAAGAACGCCGACGTGGTGGTGGTCAACCCGGTGCACTTCGCGGTGGCGCTCAAGTACGACCCGAAGAAGGCCCAGGCACCCTATGTGATCGCCCGTGGCGTGGACGAGACCGCGCTGTACATCCGCAAGATGGCCCAGGCCCATGACCTGGAGGTGGTGGAAGCGCCGCCCCTGGCCCGCGCCATCTACTTCACCACCCAGGTCAACCAGCAGATCCCGATGCAGCTCTACCGCGCCGTGGCCCACGTGCTGACCTACATCCTCCAGCTCAAGGCGTGGCGCCAGGGACGCCGCGACAAACCCGAGCTGGCCAGGAACCTCCCGATTCCCGAAGACCTGCTGAACAGGGACTGA
- a CDS encoding flagellar biosynthesis protein FlhA → MRLLQQLTPTLSSGRIGIPLVILSILAMIILPLPPLLLDALFTFNIGMAILVLMVSVSSKRPLDFSLLPTVILVTTLLRLSLNVASTRVVLLDGHTGTGAAGKVIEAFGEVVIGGNFIVGLIVFVILMIVNFMVVTKGGERISEVTARFTLDALPGKQMAIDADLNAGIITQEEAKTRRQEVAKEADFYGAMDGASKFVRGDAIAGILILLINLFGGIAIGVFVHGLDGSHAFQQYALLAIGDGLVAQIPALLLSTAAAIIVTRVNESADITNLVQRQMLASPSVLYTVAGILTVLGLVPGMPHIAFLGFAALIAYIGWRVSKAEPVSEAAQLEQVEAMSKAMDQERVQNLAWEDIPLVERLSISLGYKLVGLVSEASGAPLAQRVRGVRQTLSESLGFLLPEVQIRDSLRLKASQYSIHINGERIDGAELHADRLMAIPSPEVYGEVDGILGTDPAYRMQVVWILPSDKTRALNLGYQVIDCASVVATHLNKVVREHLPDIFKHDDVDHLMQRLALQAPKLADSLKAQLNYSQQHRVFRQLLQEEVPLKDIVSIATALLEGSESTKDPVLLASDVRYALRRSIVSRIAGERGEISVFILENALENTLLGALSIAQQAGPVSLDNIPVEPALLNQLQNAMPVVKEKLRKEGHPPILTVMPQLRPLLARYARVFSPGLHVLSQNEIPEKVGVNILGTLG, encoded by the coding sequence ATGCGTTTACTCCAGCAACTGACCCCCACCCTGAGCAGCGGGCGCATCGGCATTCCGCTGGTGATCCTGTCGATCCTGGCGATGATCATCCTGCCGCTGCCGCCGCTGCTGCTGGACGCGCTGTTCACCTTCAACATCGGCATGGCGATCCTGGTGCTGATGGTGAGCGTGTCGTCGAAGCGGCCGCTGGACTTCTCCCTGCTGCCGACGGTGATCCTGGTCACCACCCTGCTGCGCCTGTCGCTGAACGTGGCCTCCACCCGCGTGGTGCTGCTGGACGGCCACACCGGCACCGGCGCCGCGGGCAAGGTGATCGAGGCCTTCGGCGAGGTGGTGATCGGCGGCAACTTCATCGTCGGCCTGATCGTGTTCGTGATCCTGATGATCGTGAACTTCATGGTCGTCACCAAGGGCGGCGAGCGGATCTCCGAGGTGACCGCGCGCTTCACCCTGGACGCCCTGCCCGGCAAGCAGATGGCCATCGACGCCGACCTCAACGCCGGCATCATCACCCAGGAAGAAGCCAAGACCCGCCGCCAGGAAGTGGCCAAGGAAGCCGACTTCTACGGTGCCATGGACGGGGCCTCGAAGTTCGTTCGCGGCGACGCCATCGCCGGCATCCTGATCCTGCTGATCAACCTCTTCGGCGGTATCGCCATCGGCGTGTTCGTCCACGGACTGGACGGCAGCCACGCGTTCCAGCAGTACGCCCTGCTGGCCATCGGCGACGGCCTGGTGGCGCAGATCCCGGCGCTGCTGCTGTCCACCGCGGCGGCGATCATCGTCACCCGGGTCAACGAATCGGCCGATATCACCAACCTGGTGCAGCGGCAGATGCTCGCCTCGCCGTCGGTGCTCTACACCGTGGCCGGCATCCTCACCGTGCTCGGCCTGGTGCCGGGCATGCCGCACATCGCCTTCCTCGGCTTCGCCGCGCTGATCGCCTACATCGGCTGGCGCGTGTCCAAGGCCGAACCGGTGAGTGAGGCGGCGCAGCTGGAACAGGTCGAGGCGATGAGCAAGGCCATGGACCAGGAGCGCGTGCAGAACCTCGCCTGGGAAGACATCCCGCTGGTGGAGCGACTGTCCATTTCCCTGGGCTACAAGCTGGTGGGGCTGGTCAGCGAGGCCAGCGGCGCGCCTCTCGCCCAGCGGGTACGAGGCGTACGCCAGACCCTCTCGGAGAGCCTCGGCTTTCTCCTGCCGGAGGTGCAGATCCGTGACAGCCTGCGGCTAAAGGCCTCGCAGTACAGCATCCATATCAACGGCGAGCGCATCGACGGTGCCGAGCTGCACGCCGACCGGCTGATGGCCATCCCTTCCCCGGAAGTCTACGGCGAGGTCGACGGCATCCTCGGCACCGACCCGGCCTACCGCATGCAGGTGGTGTGGATCCTCCCCAGCGACAAGACCCGCGCGCTGAACCTGGGCTACCAGGTGATCGACTGCGCCAGCGTGGTGGCCACCCACTTGAACAAGGTGGTCCGCGAACACCTGCCGGACATCTTCAAGCACGACGACGTCGACCACCTGATGCAACGCCTGGCCCTGCAGGCGCCGAAGCTCGCGGACTCGCTCAAGGCGCAGCTGAACTACTCCCAGCAGCACCGGGTGTTCCGCCAGTTGCTGCAGGAAGAAGTGCCGCTGAAGGACATCGTCAGCATCGCTACCGCCCTGCTCGAAGGCAGCGAGAGCACCAAGGACCCGGTGTTGCTGGCCTCCGACGTGCGCTACGCGCTACGCCGCAGCATCGTTTCGCGGATCGCCGGGGAACGCGGCGAGATCTCCGTGTTCATCCTGGAGAACGCCCTGGAGAACACCTTGCTGGGGGCCTTGAGCATCGCCCAGCAGGCCGGCCCGGTGAGCCTGGACAACATTCCGGTGGAGCCGGCCCTGCTCAACCAGCTGCAGAACGCCATGCCGGTGGTGAAGGAGAAGCTGCGCAAGGAAGGCCACCCGCCCATCCTCACCGTGATGCCCCAGTTGCGCCCGCTGCTGGCGCGCTACGCCCGGGTGTTCAGCCCAGGGCTGCACGTGCTGTCGCAGAACGAGATTCCGGAGAAGGTGGGCGTGAATATCCTCGGCACCCTGGGCTGA
- a CDS encoding PilZ domain-containing protein, whose amino-acid sequence MRKHRRLTFRQIDRIHVVNILSGEPMGYIADLSLGGLRLVSPSPLAPGACFEIRLEIPVREGHFRHVDIHIVCQWSRKDGTSGRFHIGCALDRPAPAFTEMVASMHASLGFARSLKV is encoded by the coding sequence ATGCGCAAGCATAGACGCCTGACTTTCCGCCAGATCGACCGCATCCACGTCGTCAACATCCTCAGCGGCGAGCCCATGGGTTACATCGCCGACCTGTCCCTGGGCGGGCTCAGGCTGGTGAGCCCTTCACCCCTGGCACCGGGCGCCTGCTTCGAGATCCGCCTGGAAATCCCGGTGCGGGAAGGGCATTTCCGCCATGTGGATATCCACATCGTCTGCCAGTGGTCACGCAAGGACGGTACCAGCGGCCGTTTCCACATCGGCTGCGCGCTGGACCGGCCGGCGCCGGCCTTCACCGAAATGGTCGCCTCGATGCACGCGTCGCTGGGGTTCGCGCGTTCCCTGAAGGTCTGA
- a CDS encoding TonB-dependent receptor, with protein MTARPASPARFARCTPLFCLLLGEPLAAADPQPLEAPPLVISGSRYRAPAFDLPFSVDRVDPQQRAQPGINLSEQLSGVPGLAIQNRQNYAQEPQLSSRGFGARSAFGVRGIRLLSDGIPATTPDGQGQVSSFDLDVIDHIEVLRGPFATTYGSNSGGVVQLFSRDGEGPPRLSGGAILGSWGTQRERLTVEGGDGRVGYLVNRSHFETDGYRDHSAAQFDKTFAKLTLNPDADTRLALIYSDLNQNDTQDPQGLTWEAYRQDPRSVSANTLRFNTRKTVDQRQGGLNLERSFGDATWQTTLYSGTRRVIQFQSIPVAVQANPRQAGGVIDFKRDYQGIGSRWIQPWDIGPGRLTATAGIDYDLSSDDRQGYENFVGDSLGVKGALRRDERDDVTSTSPYLQLSWEYGDWRLLGGVRHNEVAFEVDDHFLANGDDSGNVTYRKTTPSLGATYALTPALNLYASWARGFETPTLNELSYSGADGGFGFDLAPATSEQYEMGLKAMLPDGGRLNAALFRILTEDELVVAASVGGRTQYQNAAETRRRGLELGLEQPLDENWRLELAYTWLDAKYSQAFESAGELIPSGRRMPGIAEHNLFATLAWLPRKGLSTGLEGQWRSSLEVEDSNQARAAPGYALANWYLRFEQDLRPWNFSQTLRLDNLFDRDYVGSVIIGEGNQRFYEAGAGRAWFAGLHLEYAFD; from the coding sequence ATGACAGCAAGACCGGCCTCTCCCGCACGCTTCGCCCGTTGCACCCCGCTGTTCTGCCTGCTGCTCGGCGAACCGCTGGCGGCGGCCGATCCGCAGCCCCTCGAGGCTCCCCCGCTGGTGATCAGCGGCAGCCGTTATCGAGCGCCAGCCTTCGACCTGCCGTTCTCGGTGGACCGGGTCGATCCGCAGCAACGGGCGCAACCGGGGATCAACCTCTCCGAACAACTCTCCGGCGTGCCTGGCCTCGCCATCCAGAATCGACAGAACTACGCCCAGGAACCGCAACTCTCCTCCCGAGGTTTCGGCGCCCGTTCGGCCTTCGGCGTGCGCGGCATCCGCTTGCTCAGCGATGGCATTCCGGCCACCACGCCGGATGGCCAGGGCCAGGTCTCCAGCTTCGACCTGGACGTGATCGACCATATCGAAGTGCTGCGCGGCCCCTTCGCCACCACCTATGGCAGCAACTCCGGCGGCGTGGTGCAGCTGTTCTCCCGCGACGGCGAGGGACCGCCGCGGTTGTCCGGCGGCGCCATCCTGGGGTCCTGGGGCACCCAGCGGGAACGCCTGACCGTCGAAGGCGGCGACGGCCGCGTCGGCTACCTGGTCAACCGTTCCCACTTCGAGACCGACGGCTACCGCGACCACAGCGCGGCGCAGTTCGACAAGACCTTCGCCAAGCTGACCCTGAACCCCGACGCCGATACCCGGCTGGCGCTGATCTACAGCGACCTGAACCAGAACGACACCCAGGACCCCCAGGGCCTGACCTGGGAGGCCTATCGCCAGGACCCACGCTCGGTATCGGCCAACACCCTGCGGTTCAACACCCGCAAGACGGTGGACCAGCGCCAGGGCGGCCTCAACCTCGAACGCAGCTTCGGCGATGCCACCTGGCAGACCACCCTGTACAGCGGTACGCGCCGGGTGATCCAGTTCCAGTCGATCCCGGTCGCGGTGCAGGCCAACCCGCGCCAGGCCGGTGGGGTGATCGACTTCAAGCGCGACTACCAGGGCATCGGCAGCCGCTGGATCCAACCCTGGGACATCGGCCCCGGCCGGCTCACCGCCACCGCCGGGATCGACTATGACCTCTCCAGCGACGATCGCCAGGGTTACGAGAACTTCGTCGGCGACAGCCTGGGGGTGAAAGGCGCGCTGCGCCGCGACGAGCGCGACGACGTGACCAGCACCTCGCCCTACCTGCAGCTGTCCTGGGAATACGGCGACTGGCGATTGCTGGGGGGCGTGCGGCACAACGAGGTGGCGTTCGAGGTGGACGATCACTTCCTGGCCAACGGCGACGACAGCGGCAACGTCACCTACCGCAAGACCACGCCGAGCCTGGGCGCCACCTACGCCCTGACCCCGGCGCTGAATCTCTACGCCAGCTGGGCCAGGGGTTTCGAGACCCCGACCCTGAACGAGCTGTCCTACTCCGGGGCGGACGGCGGCTTCGGCTTCGACCTGGCGCCCGCCACCAGCGAGCAGTACGAGATGGGCCTGAAGGCCATGCTGCCGGACGGCGGCCGGCTGAACGCGGCGCTGTTCCGCATCCTCACCGAGGACGAACTGGTGGTGGCGGCCTCGGTGGGTGGCCGCACGCAATACCAGAACGCCGCCGAAACCCGCCGCCGGGGCCTGGAGCTGGGCCTGGAACAACCATTGGACGAGAACTGGCGCCTGGAGCTGGCTTACACCTGGCTCGACGCCAAATACAGCCAGGCCTTCGAAAGCGCAGGCGAGCTGATCCCCTCGGGGCGGCGCATGCCCGGCATCGCCGAGCACAACCTCTTCGCCACCCTGGCCTGGTTGCCGCGCAAGGGCCTCAGCACCGGCCTGGAAGGCCAGTGGCGCAGCAGCCTGGAAGTGGAAGACAGCAACCAGGCCCGCGCCGCGCCGGGCTACGCCCTGGCCAACTGGTACCTGCGCTTCGAACAGGACCTGCGGCCCTGGAACTTCAGCCAGACCCTGCGCCTGGACAACCTGTTCGACCGCGACTACGTGGGCTCGGTGATCATCGGCGAGGGCAACCAGCGCTTCTACGAGGCCGGCGCCGGACGCGCCTGGTTTGCCGGGCTGCATCTGGAATATGCCTTCGACTAG
- a CDS encoding Glu/Leu/Phe/Val dehydrogenase dimerization domain-containing protein, protein MSVFTHVEFDHHEQVVFGHDKATGLKAIIAIHNSNLGPALGGCRMWPYLNDEQALRDVLRLSRGMTYKSALANLPLGGGKAVIIGDPHRDKSEALFQAMGDFVDSLGGRYITAADSGTGVTEMRIMAERSRHVAGAGTREALGGGVRDGNPSPSTAYGTFVGMRVAVQHRLGRTDLNGLRVAIQGVGQVGFSLAQYLKDAGAQLWVCDIHDANARRAAEQLGATVVGQNEIYGLDVDVFAPCAMGGIVNPQTLEALRAPIIAGAANNQLADAGLAEQLRRSGILYAPDYAINAGGIIDVWYERSGGSEAALRQHIEGIGETLREVFVRADAEGRTTTSVADRLAEERFGR, encoded by the coding sequence ATGTCCGTCTTCACCCATGTCGAGTTCGATCATCACGAGCAGGTGGTCTTCGGCCACGACAAGGCCACCGGCCTCAAGGCCATCATCGCCATTCACAACAGCAACCTCGGCCCGGCCCTGGGCGGTTGCCGCATGTGGCCCTACCTGAACGACGAGCAGGCCCTGCGCGACGTGCTGCGCTTGTCCCGTGGCATGACCTACAAGTCCGCCCTGGCCAACCTGCCCCTCGGCGGCGGCAAGGCGGTGATCATCGGCGACCCGCACCGCGACAAGAGCGAGGCCTTGTTCCAGGCCATGGGCGATTTCGTCGACAGCCTGGGCGGCCGCTATATCACCGCCGCCGACTCCGGCACCGGCGTCACCGAAATGCGCATCATGGCCGAGCGCAGCCGCCACGTGGCCGGCGCCGGTACCCGTGAAGCCCTGGGCGGCGGCGTGCGCGACGGCAACCCCTCACCGTCCACCGCCTACGGCACCTTCGTCGGCATGCGCGTGGCGGTGCAGCACCGTCTGGGCCGCACCGACCTAAATGGCCTGCGCGTGGCCATCCAGGGCGTCGGCCAGGTGGGCTTCTCCCTGGCGCAGTACCTCAAGGACGCCGGCGCCCAGCTCTGGGTCTGCGACATCCACGACGCCAACGCCCGCCGCGCCGCCGAGCAACTGGGCGCGACCGTGGTGGGGCAGAACGAGATCTATGGCCTGGACGTGGACGTCTTCGCCCCCTGCGCCATGGGCGGCATCGTCAACCCGCAGACCCTCGAGGCCCTGCGTGCGCCCATTATCGCCGGCGCCGCCAACAACCAGCTGGCCGATGCCGGCCTGGCTGAGCAACTGCGTCGCAGCGGCATCCTCTATGCACCGGACTACGCGATCAACGCCGGCGGCATCATCGACGTCTGGTACGAGCGCAGTGGCGGCAGCGAAGCAGCGCTGCGCCAGCACATCGAAGGCATAGGCGAGACCCTGCGCGAAGTCTTCGTCCGCGCCGACGCCGAAGGCCGCACCACCACCTCGGTGGCTGATCGCCTGGCGGAAGAACGCTTCGGCCGTTGA